Proteins encoded in a region of the Anopheles aquasalis chromosome 2, idAnoAquaMG_Q_19, whole genome shotgun sequence genome:
- the LOC126570940 gene encoding palmitoyltransferase ZDHHC3-A: protein MTFVKDPCGIVCVLVTYMAVLYADYVVTHWIILQTMPNSLWAPFHVVAFNTIVFLLGMAHLKAVLLDPGTVPLPQIRIDFSDLHAEKSYGHERGEWTMCTRCETYRPPRAHHCRICKRCIRRMDHHCPWINNCVGERNQKYFLQFLLYVCALAVYSVFLIVISWLYPCQDCHVDVAQAQSRMMHSVLLLLESALFGLFVIAIMVDQMHAILYDETAVESVQQKGPYRSNRPKMALLAEVCGRGNPMLWMLPCASLNRKHHDVPLLSHDV, encoded by the exons ATGACTTTCGTCAAAGATCCCTGTGGTATCGTGTGCGTGCTGGTCACGTACATGGCCGTCCTGTACGCGGACTATGTCGTAACACACTGGATAATTCTGCAAACAATGCCCAACAG CTTATGGGCCCCGTTTCATGTGGTGGCATTTAATACCATCGTCTTCCTGCTGGGGATGGCGCACCTGAAGGCCGTCCTGCTCGATCCTGGCACTGTTCCGCTGCCACAGATTCGGATCGACTTTTCCGACCTGCACGCGGAGAAAAGCTACGGCCACGAGCGGGGCGAATGGACGATGTGTACGCGCTGTGAGACTTACCGACCACCGAGGGCACACCATTGTCGCATCTGTAAGCGGTGTATACGCCGTATGGACCACCACTGTCCCTGGATTAACAACTGTGTCGGTGAACGGAATCAGAAGTACTTCCTGCAGTTCCTGCTGTACGTTTGCGCTCTGGCCGTGTACTCGGtgtttctgattgtgatctcGTGGCTCTACCCGTGCCAGGATTGCCATGTGGATGTGGCACAGGCACAGAGCCGCATGATGCacagcgtgctgctgctgctggagtcgGCCCTGTTCGGGTTGTTTGTGATTGCGATCATGGTCGATCAGATGCACGCCATCCTGTACGATGAAACGGCTGTCGAGTCGGTACAGCAGAAGGGACCGTATCGTAGCAACCGGCCCAAGATGGCTCTGCTTGCGGAAGTGTGCGGTCGAGGCAATCCAATGCTGTGGATGCTGCCCTGTGCGTCGCTCAATCGCAAGCATCACGATGTACCGCTACTCAGCCATGATGTTTAA